One window of Treponema denticola genomic DNA carries:
- a CDS encoding tetratricopeptide repeat protein → MKNKLILMFMLCLIFISCKQDPDLYLYEDMDNLKDEQKTLIEVLKKTESKEMSFAVKDRIAKNLKVKKKNKLLIVFLSSLVENDPDDTYKGYWLLMLANEYMEQKMNEPAAYFFERVIKLDKDMEISGKSIQYLSLKNLINITNDPKRLVEYYSLLLSNFYDSIDPAYSYFMLAQNYEKLGEWNLAIQSYSKFIGLGRFDLIIPGIPDNYGYARKIVDYSSSTKSWTVESLDELLSVIKSAIQRKDYDTLERYRSKVNFFSMAWKQELSDIYGSPDFSLRNFMYGTYIKIEPEIDPSSTPHEAYLKTSGWNQYSRIWYLYFRKVNFPADPEIHGRWEWAGIYYGEKI, encoded by the coding sequence ATGAAAAATAAACTTATTTTAATGTTCATGCTTTGTCTTATTTTTATAAGCTGTAAACAAGATCCTGATCTTTATTTGTATGAAGATATGGATAACTTAAAAGACGAGCAAAAAACGCTTATTGAAGTATTAAAAAAGACGGAAAGCAAAGAAATGAGCTTTGCCGTTAAGGATAGAATAGCAAAAAATCTCAAGGTTAAAAAGAAAAACAAACTTTTGATTGTCTTTTTAAGCTCCCTTGTAGAAAACGACCCTGATGACACTTACAAGGGGTATTGGCTTTTAATGCTGGCAAACGAATATATGGAACAAAAAATGAATGAACCGGCTGCCTATTTTTTTGAAAGAGTTATAAAACTTGATAAGGATATGGAAATTTCGGGTAAGTCGATTCAATATTTAAGTTTAAAAAATTTGATAAATATAACGAATGATCCTAAACGCCTTGTAGAATATTATTCTCTTTTGCTGTCCAACTTTTATGACAGTATTGATCCTGCTTATTCCTATTTTATGCTTGCACAAAATTACGAAAAGCTCGGCGAATGGAATTTAGCCATTCAAAGCTATTCAAAATTTATAGGTCTCGGCCGTTTTGATTTGATTATCCCGGGCATCCCCGATAATTACGGCTATGCCCGAAAAATTGTAGACTACAGCTCTTCAACAAAAAGCTGGACAGTGGAAAGCCTTGATGAGCTTTTGTCCGTTATTAAGTCGGCAATTCAGAGAAAGGACTATGATACATTGGAGCGGTACCGTTCAAAGGTAAACTTTTTTTCTATGGCGTGGAAACAGGAGCTTTCCGATATTTACGGTTCCCCAGATTTTTCTTTAAGAAATTTTATGTACGGAACTTATATAAAAATAGAGCCTGAAATTGATCCTTCTTCTACACCTCATGAGGCCTATCTTAAAACTTCGGGCTGGAATCAATATTCAAGAATATGGTACCTGTATTTTAGAAAGGTAAACTTCCCGGCAGATCCTGAAATTCACGGAAGATGGGAATGGGCAGGTATTTACTACGGAGAAAAAATTTAG
- a CDS encoding YaiI/YqxD family protein gives MKIWVDADSCPVRIRQITAKAGERLKLPVIFAANREIPIPKGASMVVTENTEQAADLYITENSAEGDLAITRDIPLAKLLVDKGLYVINDRGTIFTRDNINTYLSARNFMYELQANGLALEKTNSFGKKEIQKFSNLLDSLLAKALKQRPRDSRF, from the coding sequence ATGAAAATTTGGGTAGATGCCGACTCGTGCCCTGTAAGAATAAGACAAATTACGGCCAAGGCCGGAGAACGTCTAAAACTGCCTGTAATCTTTGCGGCAAACAGGGAAATACCCATACCTAAGGGTGCAAGTATGGTTGTTACTGAAAACACGGAGCAGGCTGCCGACCTATACATAACCGAAAACTCGGCTGAGGGCGATTTGGCTATAACTAGGGATATTCCCTTGGCAAAGCTTTTGGTAGATAAGGGGCTTTATGTCATAAATGACAGGGGGACGATTTTTACCCGCGACAACATAAATACATATCTATCTGCAAGGAATTTTATGTATGAGCTGCAGGCCAACGGCCTCGCTCTCGAAAAAACAAACTCTTTCGGTAAAAAAGAGATTCAAAAATTTTCAAATCTTTTGGACAGCCTTTTAGCTAAGGCCTTAAAACAAAGGCCTCGTGATTCAAGGTTTTAA
- the zapA gene encoding cell division protein ZapA, giving the protein MSKGQLNIDVLGTSFAIQANETDEYLNQIYNHYLNVLDQVRQTSKVSDPLKLAILTGILVTDELYKEEFSGQDSQELIQKACDMEKSAMRMIEKINEVI; this is encoded by the coding sequence ATGAGCAAAGGACAATTAAATATAGACGTATTGGGAACTTCCTTTGCCATTCAAGCCAATGAAACCGATGAATATCTAAATCAAATTTACAATCACTATCTAAATGTTTTAGACCAAGTGAGGCAAACTTCTAAAGTTTCCGACCCTTTAAAACTTGCCATTCTTACAGGTATTTTGGTTACCGATGAGCTATATAAGGAAGAATTTTCAGGGCAAGATTCACAAGAGCTTATCCAAAAGGCCTGTGACATGGAAAAATCCGCTATGAGGATGATCGAAAAAATCAATGAGGTAATATGA
- a CDS encoding cell division protein ZapB — MLNLDQVRLLENKVERAVQMIKSLHTEKDALKKEIEARDRRISELEKLIIVFKDDQSKIEEGIISALNQLSAFEDASYTKKHETRPSASELETAAPVSSGSKPESFSAPSPKTSSQQAPAADPVSEEPVSGNLQKDLDDVLGQSSETSKQMDIF; from the coding sequence ATGCTCAATCTCGATCAGGTAAGACTCCTTGAAAACAAGGTAGAAAGGGCTGTGCAGATGATAAAAAGCCTTCATACCGAAAAAGATGCTCTAAAAAAGGAAATTGAAGCTAGAGATAGACGAATTTCCGAATTGGAGAAGCTTATAATAGTTTTTAAGGATGACCAATCTAAGATCGAGGAAGGAATAATCAGCGCACTTAATCAATTAAGTGCGTTTGAGGATGCCTCTTATACAAAAAAACATGAAACGAGGCCTTCTGCCTCTGAATTGGAAACCGCAGCCCCTGTTTCAAGCGGATCTAAACCGGAGTCTTTTTCTGCACCTTCTCCTAAAACCTCTTCACAACAAGCTCCCGCTGCAGATCCTGTTTCGGAAGAACCCGTTTCCGGTAATCTTCAAAAAGACCTTGATGATGTACTGGGACAATCCTCCGAGACAAGTAAACAGATGGATATATTTTAG
- the rplT gene encoding 50S ribosomal protein L20, translating to MSRSTSSDRRITRRKAILKQAKGFRGRRGTNFKAARDAVRKALLHSYVGRKDKKSDMRQIWITRINAAVRAEGITYSRFIAGMNKAGIKLNRKALSNMAIEDPTAFKAVVEASKKALGV from the coding sequence ATGTCAAGATCAACAAGCAGTGATAGAAGAATTACAAGAAGAAAAGCTATATTAAAGCAAGCTAAGGGCTTTAGAGGCCGCCGCGGTACCAACTTTAAGGCTGCCCGCGATGCAGTTCGAAAGGCCTTGCTTCACAGCTATGTAGGACGAAAAGATAAAAAAAGCGATATGAGGCAGATATGGATTACCCGTATTAATGCAGCCGTTAGAGCTGAGGGTATTACCTATTCACGCTTTATTGCCGGAATGAACAAGGCCGGAATCAAATTAAACAGGAAGGCCCTTTCAAACATGGCTATCGAAGATCCTACCGCTTTTAAGGCTGTCGTGGAAGCTTCAAAAAAAGCCTTAGGAGTCTAA
- the rpmI gene encoding 50S ribosomal protein L35 translates to MPKMKSKRAAKKRFSLTASGKVKYKQMNKGHIMTKKSQKRVRRLKKSAILSEADSMKMRKQLLPYG, encoded by the coding sequence ATGCCTAAGATGAAGAGTAAAAGAGCTGCTAAAAAAAGATTTTCTCTTACTGCAAGCGGTAAGGTAAAATACAAGCAGATGAACAAGGGTCATATTATGACTAAAAAATCTCAAAAACGGGTACGCCGTCTTAAGAAATCGGCCATTCTTTCAGAGGCTGACAGCATGAAGATGCGCAAGCAGCTATTACCCTACGGTTAA
- the infC gene encoding translation initiation factor IF-3, with protein sequence MNPKFYYIAPIGKGAEGESLAEVKGLRINDQIRVREVRLIGVNGEQAGIVPTIEAVKMAAEAGLDLVEVAPTAKPPVCKIIDYGKYRFQMEKKLRDSKKNQKQQMMREIRMQPKIHDHDLEFKSAHIKKFLDGGDKVKVTVRFWGRELAHTELGYEVLNKVLEKLGGEEAYTLEKKPAMEGRTMSMTLSPKQKK encoded by the coding sequence ATGAACCCTAAATTTTATTATATCGCACCGATAGGAAAGGGTGCAGAAGGAGAATCGTTGGCTGAAGTAAAAGGTTTGCGGATAAATGATCAAATCCGCGTGAGAGAGGTTAGGTTAATCGGGGTTAATGGAGAACAAGCTGGTATTGTTCCCACTATTGAGGCTGTAAAAATGGCCGCAGAAGCCGGACTTGACCTTGTTGAAGTTGCGCCTACCGCGAAGCCTCCGGTTTGCAAAATAATAGATTACGGTAAATATCGATTTCAAATGGAGAAAAAGCTCCGTGACTCCAAGAAAAATCAAAAGCAGCAGATGATGAGAGAAATCAGAATGCAGCCTAAGATACACGACCATGATCTTGAGTTTAAATCTGCACATATTAAAAAATTTCTTGACGGCGGCGATAAAGTAAAGGTAACCGTGCGTTTTTGGGGACGCGAACTTGCTCATACTGAGCTCGGTTATGAAGTTTTAAACAAGGTTTTGGAAAAACTGGGGGGTGAAGAAGCCTATACCCTCGAGAAAAAACCTGCTATGGAAGGACGGACAATGTCTATGACATTGAGTCCCAAACAAAAAAAATAA
- a CDS encoding energy-coupling factor transporter transmembrane component T: MSPMSNNTICLNSEIKSGIFYTEKSNEFTALAEQIRVYTSKKRTILDPRTIVFLNIMLSLITTVSSSISANIFIFLVSLGIVCLFKMYKKAVKYIFIFFLALALPFGIKALSGLPIQFLINSVSLIAMGVQKFLPFLMAAMVIFNKVDTKSLVSSLNKMKLPKGIMLGFTVAVRFLPTIKKEMTIITNSMKMRGIEIGTKNIFFHPIQSLEYALVPVLFRATSLADDMTAAALVKGAESPKTSAELFKIKFGIIDYVFALSSIFVVGAAIIFDFDSVFMRLF; the protein is encoded by the coding sequence ATGTCGCCCATGTCTAACAATACGATATGCTTAAATTCGGAAATAAAAAGCGGAATCTTTTATACCGAAAAATCAAACGAGTTTACAGCTCTGGCAGAGCAAATAAGAGTCTACACTTCAAAAAAACGGACTATCTTGGATCCGAGAACAATAGTGTTTTTGAACATTATGCTTTCACTCATAACTACGGTTTCTTCGTCTATTTCTGCAAATATTTTTATTTTTTTGGTGTCTTTGGGCATTGTATGCCTTTTTAAGATGTATAAAAAGGCAGTAAAATATATCTTCATATTCTTTTTAGCACTCGCTCTTCCTTTTGGGATAAAAGCCCTGTCCGGCCTTCCCATACAGTTTTTGATTAACTCCGTTTCGCTTATTGCCATGGGTGTACAAAAATTTTTGCCCTTCCTTATGGCTGCAATGGTAATTTTTAACAAGGTAGATACAAAAAGCCTCGTAAGTTCTCTAAACAAAATGAAGCTCCCCAAGGGAATAATGCTCGGCTTTACGGTTGCAGTACGTTTTTTACCTACCATAAAAAAAGAAATGACCATAATCACAAACAGCATGAAAATGAGAGGAATCGAAATAGGAACAAAAAATATCTTTTTTCATCCGATTCAAAGTCTGGAGTACGCCCTCGTTCCGGTTCTTTTTAGAGCAACCTCGCTTGCAGACGACATGACTGCTGCAGCCCTCGTAAAAGGAGCTGAATCCCCAAAAACTTCAGCAGAGCTTTTTAAAATCAAATTCGGAATAATAGATTATGTCTTTGCCCTATCATCCATTTTTGTTGTCGGTGCCGCAATCATATTCGACTTCGATTCCGTATTTATGAGGCTCTTTTAA
- a CDS encoding ABC transporter ATP-binding protein has protein sequence MNTAVELKDVSFIYESSKDGRANLKKTSLNIKKGEFLLVTGISGCGKSTLTKCINGLIPRFYEGEFSGSVFINEKDISNFSIDEISKDIGSVFQSPKSQFFTDDVISELSFPCENYGISRDEIIERIAEVCSILHIENLLTEKLESLSNGQKQKIAIASILTLRPKIIVLDEPSSNLDFNSILILADILKILKQRGFTVIIAEHRLHYLKDLFDRVIYINEGSIQNEYSRDEFLALTNTELNSKGLRSLHLFTNENEAEPIGPVHNKFNSDTEAEKICSLSDISFSFKDGTEILNSVNLDLYKNDIAALTGKNGAGKTTLAKIISGIYRQSAGSIKFGEKILSEKERVSRTNFVLQDVEYQLFGADVFSELLIGNKKLENVNEKIEKALKKLNLYDYKDEHPFSLSMGQKQRLIIAATYVRGCPLTILDEPTSGLDYGNMVRVGELIEEIAETSAVLIITHDFEFISKICNRLILLKDKKIALDSRLEKNDKKLESIFSTYL, from the coding sequence ATGAATACGGCAGTAGAATTAAAAGATGTTTCTTTTATATATGAATCCTCAAAAGACGGAAGAGCAAATTTAAAAAAGACTTCTCTTAATATCAAAAAGGGAGAATTCTTACTTGTTACCGGCATAAGCGGCTGCGGAAAATCTACACTGACAAAATGCATCAACGGCCTTATTCCTCGGTTTTACGAAGGAGAATTTTCAGGTTCCGTTTTTATCAATGAAAAAGATATTTCGAATTTCAGCATAGATGAAATTTCAAAAGATATAGGCTCGGTTTTTCAGTCTCCCAAGAGTCAGTTTTTTACAGATGACGTCATTTCGGAACTCAGTTTTCCTTGCGAAAACTACGGAATTTCCCGCGATGAAATTATAGAAAGGATTGCCGAAGTTTGTTCCATTTTACATATCGAAAATCTTTTAACCGAAAAACTTGAGAGCCTCTCGAACGGGCAAAAACAAAAAATAGCTATTGCCTCGATTTTAACCTTGAGACCTAAGATTATAGTCCTTGATGAACCCTCGTCCAATCTGGATTTTAACTCTATCCTTATCCTGGCAGATATTTTAAAAATTTTAAAACAAAGAGGTTTTACCGTAATCATAGCGGAGCACCGCCTTCATTATCTAAAAGATCTTTTTGACAGAGTTATCTATATAAATGAAGGAAGTATACAAAACGAATATAGCCGAGATGAATTTTTAGCCCTTACAAATACGGAGTTAAATTCTAAAGGTTTAAGAAGTTTACATCTTTTTACAAATGAAAATGAAGCGGAACCCATCGGCCCTGTACATAATAAATTTAACTCCGATACGGAAGCCGAAAAAATATGCAGCCTTTCGGATATTTCGTTTTCGTTTAAAGACGGAACCGAAATTTTAAACTCGGTTAATTTAGACCTTTACAAAAACGACATTGCCGCTCTTACCGGAAAAAACGGAGCGGGAAAAACAACTCTCGCAAAAATCATATCGGGTATTTACCGCCAATCTGCCGGAAGCATTAAATTCGGAGAAAAAATTTTAAGCGAAAAGGAAAGAGTGAGCCGCACAAATTTTGTTCTTCAAGATGTTGAATATCAGCTTTTCGGTGCCGATGTTTTTTCCGAGCTTTTGATAGGAAACAAAAAACTTGAAAACGTAAACGAAAAAATAGAAAAAGCCTTAAAGAAGCTTAACCTTTACGATTATAAAGATGAGCATCCCTTTTCTCTTTCGATGGGACAAAAACAAAGGCTTATAATAGCGGCCACCTATGTTAGAGGCTGCCCGCTTACAATTCTCGATGAACCGACAAGCGGCTTGGATTACGGAAACATGGTCAGGGTGGGAGAACTTATCGAAGAGATAGCCGAGACTTCGGCAGTGCTTATAATAACCCATGATTTTGAATTTATCTCGAAGATATGTAACAGGCTAATTCTTTTAAAGGATAAAAAAATAGCCTTAGATTCGAGGCTTGAAAAAAACGATAAAAAACTGGAAAGTATTTTTTCCACATATTTATAA
- a CDS encoding MptD family putative ECF transporter S component, translating into MEKSNKFKTKDFVFIGIMTVVYIAVFMVIGFVTAAINPFLHAFSPAITGLVVGTIYLFLAIKVPKFGVFTISQLLLIMIVLILGMGYLPWLIGMFIGALLGDIAANTSKYKNKYTIAIASGFICLGSASGGVIPVLFFVEHYKKFCFERMQMNEAQVEQSIAASAGYLGVIILISTFVLGFAGVLIGSKILGKHFKNSGIK; encoded by the coding sequence ATGGAAAAGTCAAACAAATTTAAAACAAAGGATTTTGTTTTTATCGGAATAATGACCGTAGTTTATATTGCGGTTTTTATGGTCATAGGGTTTGTTACTGCGGCAATAAATCCCTTTTTACATGCCTTTTCGCCTGCTATCACCGGGCTTGTCGTCGGAACAATTTATTTGTTTCTGGCTATCAAGGTTCCCAAATTCGGTGTCTTTACGATCAGCCAGCTCTTGCTCATTATGATTGTTTTGATTTTGGGAATGGGATATCTTCCATGGCTGATAGGTATGTTTATCGGAGCCTTGCTGGGCGACATAGCAGCCAATACCTCAAAGTATAAGAACAAGTATACGATAGCCATTGCAAGCGGCTTTATATGCTTGGGAAGTGCTTCAGGAGGCGTTATTCCGGTCCTCTTCTTTGTAGAGCATTATAAAAAATTCTGCTTTGAAAGAATGCAGATGAATGAAGCTCAGGTGGAACAAAGCATTGCAGCAAGCGCAGGATACCTCGGAGTCATCATCCTAATTTCGACATTTGTCTTGGGCTTTGCAGGAGTTCTTATAGGCTCCAAAATATTAGGAAAACATTTTAAAAATTCCGGAATAAAATAA
- a CDS encoding GNAT family N-acetyltransferase: protein MYIKKLIGKKCYLAPMRIEDAEKYAVWANDQEVSEYLNFASSNISLEAERIIIDRISKEHNYAIVDSETDELIGNMGLMSINHINRTAELGIFIGNKAYWSKGYGTEAMCLLINYAYQKLNLHNIILNVYSYNERAIKAYEKVGFKKVGARRGALIRNRKMHDIILMDIIPEDFYAKHPEFELG, encoded by the coding sequence ATGTACATCAAAAAGCTTATCGGAAAAAAATGTTATCTTGCCCCAATGAGGATTGAAGATGCGGAAAAATATGCTGTCTGGGCAAACGATCAGGAAGTGTCCGAATATCTTAACTTTGCTTCTTCGAATATAAGCCTTGAAGCCGAGCGCATTATAATCGATAGGATTTCAAAAGAACATAATTACGCAATAGTAGATTCCGAGACCGATGAGCTTATAGGAAATATGGGGCTTATGAGTATCAATCATATAAATAGAACGGCTGAACTCGGCATCTTTATAGGTAACAAGGCCTACTGGTCAAAGGGTTATGGTACCGAGGCTATGTGCCTTCTCATAAACTATGCCTATCAAAAACTAAACTTACACAACATCATCTTAAATGTATATTCTTATAATGAAAGAGCTATTAAGGCTTACGAAAAGGTTGGCTTTAAAAAAGTAGGCGCAAGGAGAGGAGCTCTAATCCGTAACCGTAAAATGCACGACATAATCTTAATGGATATTATCCCTGAAGACTTTTACGCAAAGCATCCTGAGTTTGAACTAGGTTGA
- a CDS encoding SAM-dependent methyltransferase codes for MKKQKLSGAQGFESYYLSIFGERWQGLKAALLEERKPEAYSENLTQNYYLDYASIQAARAMPVLEEGSCLDMCAAPGGKTLVLLSRIKENAEIQANELSADRRNRLIRVLDEHLSEENRKRIRVSSYDASRMPRYGQELYDRILLDAPCSSERHVLQNEKYLKQWTEARIKNLSQRQWALLSAAFLLLKPKGFLVYSTCALADEENDFLIEKLIKKYKERVRLEDKLDSLGPISPEKTRYGFRFLPDKAEGAGPIYFSLIQKN; via the coding sequence ATGAAAAAGCAAAAATTAAGCGGAGCTCAAGGCTTTGAAAGCTATTATCTTTCGATTTTTGGGGAAAGATGGCAGGGCTTAAAAGCCGCCCTTTTAGAAGAAAGAAAACCGGAAGCCTACAGCGAAAACCTCACACAAAACTACTATTTGGATTATGCAAGCATTCAGGCGGCAAGAGCTATGCCCGTCCTTGAAGAAGGGAGCTGCCTCGACATGTGTGCCGCCCCCGGAGGGAAAACCTTAGTCCTTTTAAGCAGGATTAAAGAAAATGCCGAAATACAGGCAAACGAACTTTCTGCCGATAGGCGGAACAGGCTTATAAGAGTTCTTGATGAACATTTAAGCGAAGAGAACCGAAAACGGATAAGGGTTTCTTCCTATGATGCTTCCCGAATGCCCCGCTATGGCCAAGAACTTTATGATAGAATTTTACTGGATGCCCCCTGCTCTTCCGAGAGGCATGTGCTCCAAAACGAAAAATACCTTAAACAGTGGACAGAAGCCCGCATAAAAAATTTAAGCCAAAGACAGTGGGCTCTTTTATCTGCGGCCTTTTTGCTCCTTAAACCTAAGGGGTTTTTAGTTTATTCGACCTGTGCCCTCGCCGATGAAGAAAACGATTTTTTAATCGAAAAGCTCATAAAAAAGTATAAAGAAAGAGTAAGGCTTGAAGACAAGCTCGATAGCCTTGGCCCCATTTCCCCTGAAAAGACAAGATACGGATTCCGTTTTCTTCCCGATAAGGCGGAGGGAGCAGGGCCCATCTATTTTTCTCTTATTCAAAAGAATTAA
- a CDS encoding zinc metallopeptidase: MYFDYYYLVLVVPTLLLSLYAQFKVKSAFSKYSQVQTMRKISGKEAAALLLRSNSISDVSIQRIGGSLSDHYDPSHKVLRLSDPVYDKTSIAAVGVAAHETGHAIQDKEKYAPLVLRSTLVPVANIGSSAGPYLALAGIIFRMNLLLNIGIILFACAVLFYLVTLPVEIDASRRALKVLEHNAVLSQEELKGAKKVLSAAALTYVASALTAMANLLRLILISRDRR, translated from the coding sequence ATGTATTTCGATTATTATTATTTGGTTTTGGTTGTTCCGACCTTGCTGTTATCCTTGTATGCCCAATTTAAGGTAAAGTCTGCCTTTTCAAAATATTCCCAAGTGCAGACCATGAGGAAGATATCGGGTAAGGAAGCTGCCGCTCTTCTGCTTAGATCAAATTCCATTTCTGATGTAAGCATCCAAAGAATCGGGGGGAGTTTAAGCGACCACTATGATCCCTCTCACAAGGTTTTACGCTTGTCTGATCCGGTATACGATAAGACCTCGATAGCAGCCGTAGGAGTTGCCGCCCACGAAACCGGCCACGCCATTCAGGATAAGGAAAAATATGCCCCCTTGGTCTTACGCAGTACCTTGGTTCCGGTTGCAAATATAGGTTCAAGTGCAGGCCCTTATTTAGCTCTTGCAGGTATTATCTTTAGAATGAATTTACTCCTCAACATAGGCATTATCCTTTTTGCCTGTGCAGTTTTATTCTATCTTGTAACCCTTCCTGTTGAAATCGACGCTTCAAGGCGTGCTCTAAAAGTCTTGGAACACAATGCCGTTTTAAGCCAAGAAGAACTTAAGGGTGCAAAAAAAGTTTTGTCGGCTGCAGCCCTAACATACGTGGCCTCAGCCCTTACAGCTATGGCAAACTTATTGCGCTTAATTTTAATTTCACGGGATAGAAGATAA
- the hypB gene encoding hydrogenase nickel incorporation protein HypB, whose amino-acid sequence MKDFKIIEIKEGVYETNNAHAEKLREKLKEEKKFLLNLMSSPGSGKTTLLKASIEALKKDFRIGVMEADIDSAVDAETISQTGAKVIQLHTGGMCHLDADMTEQGLDALGIADLDLIFLENVGNLICPAEFDTGALKNVMILSVPEGDDKPLKYPPMFQVCDVLLITKIDASSFFNFSLEKCTEYVKKLNPNIKIFPVSALKGDGMEAWIEWLRSAVKEL is encoded by the coding sequence ATGAAAGATTTTAAGATTATCGAAATTAAAGAAGGCGTTTACGAAACAAATAATGCTCATGCAGAAAAGCTGCGTGAAAAGTTAAAAGAAGAAAAAAAGTTTCTTTTAAATTTGATGTCGTCTCCCGGTTCGGGAAAGACGACCTTATTAAAAGCAAGCATCGAGGCTCTAAAAAAAGATTTTAGAATCGGGGTTATGGAAGCCGACATTGATTCGGCCGTAGATGCCGAAACCATTTCACAAACAGGAGCAAAGGTAATTCAGCTCCATACGGGCGGAATGTGTCACTTGGATGCCGATATGACGGAACAAGGTTTGGATGCTCTCGGTATTGCCGACCTTGATCTTATCTTCCTCGAAAATGTCGGTAACTTAATTTGCCCTGCAGAATTCGATACGGGAGCCTTAAAAAATGTGATGATTTTAAGTGTTCCCGAAGGAGACGATAAACCCTTAAAGTATCCTCCGATGTTTCAAGTTTGCGATGTTCTTTTAATCACAAAAATAGATGCATCAAGTTTTTTTAATTTTAGTCTTGAAAAATGTACCGAATATGTAAAAAAGCTCAATCCTAATATAAAGATTTTCCCCGTTTCCGCCTTAAAAGGGGACGGAATGGAAGCTTGGATTGAATGGCTGCGTTCTGCCGTAAAAGAGCTTTGA
- a CDS encoding hydrogenase maturation nickel metallochaperone HypA, with product MHELSLVMEVVRRVDAIAKSNNVSEVDTIVLQIGEIATVVPHFVQACYPAAIDGTWMADTKLKIEMVKASVRCNNCNKVFDPIEYHGVCPSCSCDEHEILTGREFVIKEIVCY from the coding sequence ATGCACGAATTAAGTTTGGTCATGGAAGTTGTGCGCCGGGTTGATGCAATCGCTAAGTCCAATAATGTCAGCGAGGTCGATACAATAGTTTTGCAAATCGGCGAAATTGCAACCGTTGTTCCCCATTTTGTTCAAGCCTGCTATCCTGCTGCCATAGACGGAACATGGATGGCAGACACAAAGCTTAAAATCGAAATGGTAAAGGCTTCAGTCCGCTGCAATAATTGTAACAAAGTTTTTGACCCGATAGAATATCACGGCGTATGCCCGTCCTGTTCTTGTGATGAACATGAGATTCTTACAGGCCGGGAATTCGTAATAAAAGAAATTGTCTGTTATTAA